In Monomorium pharaonis isolate MP-MQ-018 chromosome 3, ASM1337386v2, whole genome shotgun sequence, a genomic segment contains:
- the LOC105832026 gene encoding putative odorant receptor 71a isoform X1, with protein MLISDDSSVQENHVRHDKKKDKLALFKHTFTTMTVVGCWQPLSWLSPIKYKLYSIYTLFLTLMLLIFAISQFMIIVLNAANPEDFTSVLYMMTAMCMGIFKISNMWLNRKNYADIINTLIDEPFRPVIADEIKIRQNFDRMIWNNTLFCLVLVGSTCGIIVLTSLFTNFRTGELTYKAWLPFNYSSPALFFFVYTHQLISIITGALVNLACDCFICGLLLHICCQIEILDYRLNKSHTWENLRNCVRHHDLIFKLVS; from the exons atgttaatttcCGATGATTCCAGTGTTCAGGAAAATCACGTTCGGcatgataaaaagaaagataaattagCTCTGTTTAAGCATACATTCACGACAATGACGGTTGTTGGATGCTGGCAACCGTTGTCGTGGTTGTCCCCaatcaaatataaactttacagCATTTACACGTTATTTCTGACTCTCATGTTGCTTATTTTCGCAATTTCTCAATTTATGATCATCGTTTTGAATGCCGCTAATCCTGAGGACTTTACTAGCGTTTTGTACATGATGACAGCCATGTGCATGGGAATCTTTAAGATATCTAATATGTGGCTAAATCGTAAAAATTATgcagatattattaatactctTATTGATGAACCATTTAGACCAGTGATAGCCGATGAAATCAAGATCCGTCAAAATTTTGACAGAATGATAtg gAACAATACGTTATTTTGCTTAGTCTTGGTTGGATCGACGTGCGGTATCATCGTCTTAACTTCTTTATTCACGAACTTCAGAACGGGAGAGCTAACATATAAAGCTTGGTTACCATTTAATTACTCATCTCCAGCGTTATTCTTTTTCGTGTACACTCATCAgttaataagtataataactGGTGCCCTAGTCAATCTTGCCTGTGATTGCTTCATCTGTGGTCTTTTGTTACACATTTGTTGTCAGATCGAAATATTAGACTATCGGCTTAACAAATCACATACCTGGGAAAATTTGCGTAACTGCGTACGTCACCatgatcttatatttaagttagTCTCGTAA
- the LOC105832026 gene encoding putative odorant receptor 71a isoform X2: protein MLISDDSSVQENHVRHDKKKDKLALFKHTFTTMTVVGCWQPLSWLSPIKYKLYSIYTLFLTLMLLIFAISQFMIIVLNAANPEDFTSVLYMMTAMCMGIFKISNMWLNRKNYADIINTLIDEPFRPVIADEIKIRQNFDRMIWNNTLFCLVLVGSTCGIIVLTSLFTNFRTGELTYKAWLPFNYSSPALFFFVYTHQLISIITGALVNLACDCFICGLLLHICCQIEILDYRLNKSHTWENLRNCFCFRSE, encoded by the exons atgttaatttcCGATGATTCCAGTGTTCAGGAAAATCACGTTCGGcatgataaaaagaaagataaattagCTCTGTTTAAGCATACATTCACGACAATGACGGTTGTTGGATGCTGGCAACCGTTGTCGTGGTTGTCCCCaatcaaatataaactttacagCATTTACACGTTATTTCTGACTCTCATGTTGCTTATTTTCGCAATTTCTCAATTTATGATCATCGTTTTGAATGCCGCTAATCCTGAGGACTTTACTAGCGTTTTGTACATGATGACAGCCATGTGCATGGGAATCTTTAAGATATCTAATATGTGGCTAAATCGTAAAAATTATgcagatattattaatactctTATTGATGAACCATTTAGACCAGTGATAGCCGATGAAATCAAGATCCGTCAAAATTTTGACAGAATGATAtg gAACAATACGTTATTTTGCTTAGTCTTGGTTGGATCGACGTGCGGTATCATCGTCTTAACTTCTTTATTCACGAACTTCAGAACGGGAGAGCTAACATATAAAGCTTGGTTACCATTTAATTACTCATCTCCAGCGTTATTCTTTTTCGTGTACACTCATCAgttaataagtataataactGGTGCCCTAGTCAATCTTGCCTGTGATTGCTTCATCTGTGGTCTTTTGTTACACATTTGTTGTCAGATCGAAATATTAGACTATCGGCTTAACAAATCACATACCTGGGAAAATTTGCGTAACTGC TTTTGCTTCCGTAGTGAATAA
- the LOC118644767 gene encoding odorant receptor 2a-like has translation MLVVCSNLYQLAQTTLNAEYFSLILYTFCMLIEIFIYCWFGNEVKLKSLQVIDRVFEMDWTELNNSFKKAFLMMTNRATIPIEFSSAYIFSMNLESFVGVLRLSYSAYTLLQRL, from the exons ATGTTAGTGGTGTGTTCCAATTTGTATCAACTAGCCCAAACAACATTAAAtgcagaatatttttcattaatattatatacattttgcatgttgatagaaatttttatttactgttgGTTTGGAAATGAAGTCAAATTGAAG AGCCTTCAAGTGATCGATCGTGTTTTTGAAATGGATTGGACGGAATTAAACAACAGCTTTAAAAAAGCTTTTCTAATGATGACGAATAGAGCAACAATACCTATTGAATTTAGTAGTGCATATATCTTTTCCATGAATCTTGAATCTTTTGTAGgg GTACTTAGATTGTCATATTCAGCATACACTTTACTACAACgattataa
- the LOC105832037 gene encoding odorant receptor 46a isoform X2, with the protein MQHVLKLPRTIFMVSGCFRPQSWTSLFKRTIYNIYKLYIITMLYTFTILQIMDIVLYVDNTDDFTSNLNVMINALVACYKMFVMSVNYENIIALIKCLTEEPFKPLDSEEIKIRRQFDRIIRNNTLLYTVSVVISVTFVILSSLFTDFRYKKLKFREWIPYDYSSTTMYCFTYFQQMLGACHSVVVTIATDNLMCGFLMHICCQIEILEYRLKKILNNRLTLGYCIRHHNQIFEFAQIINLKFTKIIGFQFLASTMVMCCNLYQVTKSSLNANNLWLIMFTNCILTQIFIYCWFGNKVKLKSLQLIDSIFQMNWPILDNSVKKSLVIIMKRAMIPIEISTIFILTLNLDSFVALLKTSYSIYNLLVRVQE; encoded by the exons ATGCAGCATGTTCTTAAATTgccacgtacaatttttatggtATCTGGATGTTTTCGACCACAGTCATGGACATCTTTATTTAAAcgaacaatttataatatctacaaattatacataattaccATGTTATACACGTTTacaatattgcaaattatGGACATTGTTCTGTATGTCGATAATACCGATGACTTTACAAGTAATTTGAATGTAATGATAAATGCATTAGTTGCATgctataaaatgtttgttatgtCTGTAAATTATGAGAACATTATAGCGTTAATTAAATGCCTAACCGAAGAGCCATTTAAACCATTAGATTCGGAAGAGATAAAAATTCGACGACAATTTGACAGAATAATACg GAACAACACGTTACTGTATACCGTTTCGGTAGTGATATCCGTCACATTCGTCATTTTATCTTCACTATTTACTGACTTTagatacaaaaagttaaaatttagaGAATGGATACCATACGATTATTCATCTACTACAATGTATTGTTTTACCTACTTTCAACAAATGTTAGGTGCATGTCATAGTGTTGTTGTAACCATTGCAACAGATAATCTTATGTGTGGATTcttaatgcacatatgttgTCAAATTGAGATCTTGGAATATcgcctgaaaaaaattttgaacaatcgACTTACTCTGGGTTACTGCATACGCCatcataatcaaatttttga GTTTGcacagataataaatttaaaatttacaaaaataattggatTTCAGTTTTTGGCAAGTACAATGGTAATGTGCTGCAATTTGTATCAAGTGACTAAATCAAGTTTGAACGCAAATAATTTGTGGCTAATCATGTTCACAAACTGCATATTAAcgcagatatttatttattgctggTTTGggaataaagtaaaattaaag AGTCTCCAATTGATAGACAGCATTTTTCAAATGAATTGGCCAATTCTGGACAATAGTGTTAAGAAGAGCTTAGTGATAATTATGAAACGTGCAATGATACCAATTGAAATATCTACTATATTTATCCTCACATTAAATTTGGATTCCTTTGTAGcg ttGCTTAAAACATCATactcaatttataatttattagtgAGAGTGCAAGAGTAA
- the LOC105832037 gene encoding odorant receptor 46a isoform X1, whose product MQHVLKLPRTIFMVSGCFRPQSWTSLFKRTIYNIYKLYIITMLYTFTILQIMDIVLYVDNTDDFTSNLNVMINALVACYKMFVMSVNYENIIALIKCLTEEPFKPLDSEEIKIRRQFDRIIRNNTLLYTVSVVISVTFVILSSLFTDFRYKKLKFREWIPYDYSSTTMYCFTYFQQMLGACHSVVVTIATDNLMCGFLMHICCQIEILEYRLKKILNNRLTLGYCIRHHNQIFEFAQIINLKFTKIIGFQFLASTMVMCCNLYQVTKSSLNANNLWLIMFTNCILTQIFIYCWFGNKVKLKSLQLIDSIFQMNWPILDNSVKKSLVIIMKRAMIPIEISTIFILTLNLDSFVAVNIKTFLNKKAFIIKFYNK is encoded by the exons ATGCAGCATGTTCTTAAATTgccacgtacaatttttatggtATCTGGATGTTTTCGACCACAGTCATGGACATCTTTATTTAAAcgaacaatttataatatctacaaattatacataattaccATGTTATACACGTTTacaatattgcaaattatGGACATTGTTCTGTATGTCGATAATACCGATGACTTTACAAGTAATTTGAATGTAATGATAAATGCATTAGTTGCATgctataaaatgtttgttatgtCTGTAAATTATGAGAACATTATAGCGTTAATTAAATGCCTAACCGAAGAGCCATTTAAACCATTAGATTCGGAAGAGATAAAAATTCGACGACAATTTGACAGAATAATACg GAACAACACGTTACTGTATACCGTTTCGGTAGTGATATCCGTCACATTCGTCATTTTATCTTCACTATTTACTGACTTTagatacaaaaagttaaaatttagaGAATGGATACCATACGATTATTCATCTACTACAATGTATTGTTTTACCTACTTTCAACAAATGTTAGGTGCATGTCATAGTGTTGTTGTAACCATTGCAACAGATAATCTTATGTGTGGATTcttaatgcacatatgttgTCAAATTGAGATCTTGGAATATcgcctgaaaaaaattttgaacaatcgACTTACTCTGGGTTACTGCATACGCCatcataatcaaatttttga GTTTGcacagataataaatttaaaatttacaaaaataattggatTTCAGTTTTTGGCAAGTACAATGGTAATGTGCTGCAATTTGTATCAAGTGACTAAATCAAGTTTGAACGCAAATAATTTGTGGCTAATCATGTTCACAAACTGCATATTAAcgcagatatttatttattgctggTTTGggaataaagtaaaattaaag AGTCTCCAATTGATAGACAGCATTTTTCAAATGAATTGGCCAATTCTGGACAATAGTGTTAAGAAGAGCTTAGTGATAATTATGAAACGTGCAATGATACCAATTGAAATATCTACTATATTTATCCTCACATTAAATTTGGATTCCTTTGTAGcggttaatataaaaacatttttaaataaaaaagcatttataataaaattttataataaataa
- the LOC105831794 gene encoding odorant receptor 46a, with protein sequence MHILKLTYTIVIISGCFRPQSWTSLFKRTVYNIYRLYIITMICTFTILQVMDIILYANDIDDVTNNLYMILNVASSCYKIIIMTLNYEKIVALISYLIEEPFKPLDSDEIKIRQQYDQTIRNNTLRYTTLVVAATIFGVLFSLFTDFRHKQLKFKEWEPFNSSSYMIFCFQYVRQILSGCHSVVVSVATDNLICGFLMHICCQIEILEYRLKKILSNQVTVGYCVDHHNRIFEFAQIMNVEFTKVIGFQFVASAIVICCNLYKLSVMSTLNADNIWLIMYTSCILTQIFIYCWFGNKVKLKSLQLIDSIFHMEWPMDNSVKKNLLMIMKRVMTPIEISTVYIINMNLNSFVTLLKTSYSVYNLLVSTNG encoded by the exons ATGCATATTCTGAAATTGACCTATACAATAGTTATAATATCTGGATGTTTTCGACCGCAATCGTGGACATCTTTATTTAAACGGACAGTTTATAATATCTacagattatatataattactatgaTATGCACGTTCACAATATTGCAAGTTATGGATATCATCTTATACGCCAACGATATTGATGACgttacaaataatttgtatatgaTATTGAACGTAGCATCTTcatgttacaaaataattataatgactTTAAATTATGAGAAAATTGTAGCATTAATTAGCTATCTAATCGAAGAACCATTTAAACCATTAGATTcggatgaaataaaaattcgacAACAATATGATCAAACTATACG GAACAACACATTACGGTACACAACCTTAGTGGTAGCAGCAACCATATTCGGCGTTTTGTTTTCGCTATTCACTGATTTTAGACACAAACAGCTCAAATTTAAAGAATGGGAACCATTTAATTCTTCTTCTTAcatgatattttgttttcaatatgTTCGACAAATATTGAGTGGATGTCATAGCGTTGTTGTAAGCGTTGCAACAGATAACCTCATTTGTGGATttttaatgcacatatgttgTCAAATTGAAATATTGGAATATcgtttgaagaaaattttgagCAATCAAGTTACTGTGGGTTACTGCGTAGATCATCATAATCGAATTTTTGA GTTTGCACAGATAATGAATGtagaatttacaaaagtaatcGGATTTCAATTTGTGGCAAGTGCAATAGTAATTTGCTGCAATTTGTATAAACTGAGTGTTATGTCAACTTTAAATGCAGATAATATTTGGTTAATTATGTATACAAGTTGCATATTAActcagatatttatttattgctggTTTGGAAACAAAgtcaaattaaaa AGCCTTCAATTAATTGACAGCATTTTTCATATGGAATGGCCAATGGACAATAGTGTTAAGAAGAACTTATTAATGATTATGAAACGTGTAATGACACCTATTGAAATTTCTAccgtatatattattaacatgaACTTGAATTCTTTTGTAACG ttGCTTAAAACATCATActctgtttataatttattagtaaGTACAAATggataa
- the LOC105831792 gene encoding odorant receptor 46a, producing MHVLKFTFLIVTFVGCFRPLSWTSLFKRVIYNLYRIFIIIILYIFAFLQFMDITLNVDNPDDFTNILYMALNVSVSGYKLLIMWLNYKSVTTLIIKLNEEPFKPMNTDELKIRQKFDKIIRCNTLRYSILIASSWTFMSLMSLLTDFKNRKLTYREWVPYDYSSYMVFCITYAHQFLSTFYCASVNVACDTLICGFLMHVYCQIEILEYRLKKILDDENILAYCIHHHNSIFKFACSINAKFSQIIGLQFITSTLIICSNLYQLSQSSLNTDSIGLIGFTCCMLTEIFIYCWFGHKIKSKSIQLVDSIFQIKWPMLNNSVKKSLLIIMKRTLVPIEFTTAHIISLNLDSFVTLLKTSYSAYNLLVRVQEK from the exons atgcatgttttaaagtttacatttttaattgttacgtTTGTTGGGTGTTTTCGACCGTTATCGTGGACGTCGCTATTCAAACGTGTTATTTACAATCTCtacagaatatttataattatcattttatatatttttgcctttttacaatttatggACATTACGTTGAATGTTGATAATCCCGATGATTttacgaatattttatatatggctTTAAATGTGTCCGTCTCCGGTTATAAACTACTCATAATGTGGTTAAATTATAAGAGTGTTACAACATTAATTATCAAGCTTAATGAAGAACCATTTAAACCAATGAATACAGATGAGTTAAAAATTCGccaaaaatttgataaaataatacg GTGTAACACATTACGCTACTCGATTTTAATTGCATCATCATGGACGTTTATGAGTTTGATGTCGTTACTCACTGACTTTAAAAACAGAAAGTTAACATACAGAGAATGGGTACCATACGATTATTCGTCCTACATGGTGTTTTGCATTACATATGCTCACCAGTTTCTGAGCACGTTTTATTGTGCTAGTGTAAACGTCGCTTGCGATACCCTTATATGTGGATTCCTAATGCACGTGTATTGTCAGATCGAGATTTTGGAATACCGGttgaaaaagattttagatgatgaaaatattctagCCTACTGTATACATCATCATAATAGTATCTTTAA ATTTGCATGTtcaataaatgcaaaattctCGCAAATAATCggattacaatttataacaagtacattaataatatgttcTAATCTGTATCAATTGAGCCAATCGTCACTGAATACAGACAGTATTGGGTTAATTGGATTCACATGTTGTATgttaacagaaatatttatttattgttggTTCGGGCACAAAATCAAATCAAAG agCATTCAACTAGTTGAcagtatttttcaaataaagtgGCCAATGTTAAATAACAGCGTCAAAAAAAgtctattaataattatgaaacgCACATTAGTGCCTATCGAATTTACTACTGCACACATCATCAGTTTGAATTTGGATTCTTTTGTGACG CTGCTTAAAACCTCATACTCtgcttataatttattagtaaGAGTGcaagaaaagtaa
- the LOC105831793 gene encoding putative odorant receptor 71a, translating into MLDKWMLKSDVEKKSETPVLKFTLTVLAVAGCWRPISWTSLFKYIIYDAYTALIILILYTFAITQVMGLILNPDSETFGDALFNSVISLLACYKAIILRRNHDSITILIDNLVEKPFKPIDLNESIIREKFDKRITNNTLCYLVLVFVTALYMIIISLFTDFKNGILMYKAWLPFDYSISVLFYFAYIHQILTLICIGLVHPTCDNLICGLLLHICCQIEILEYRLSNIANGQQNLRDCVRHHIRIYEYAYILNDTFSKIVPSEFAMIVIVMSYNLINMAFKSSSTASYIQDVMVVASTLFPIFYYCWFGNEIKLKSLQLSDSIYNIEWTIFNNNIKKGLLMIMNRATIPIEFTSADIISVNLDSFVKVLKTSYSLFNVLIRSQKIKYPLFNRRYARIVNRKFAKIIALQFAVSMLVVCANLYKLASISLTINGDLITLLMYTVCMLSQIFLYCWFGNELKLKSVGVTNSIYNMQWQMLDNKSKKDLLLLMKRSMVPIEFNSAVIITLNLDSFVSLLKASYSAYNLLKRSQEERN; encoded by the exons ATGTTGGACAAGTGGATGTTGAAAAGTGATGTTGAGAAGAAAAGCGAAACACCCGTCTTGAAATTTACACTCACGGTTTTAGCGGTCGCAGGATGTTGGCGACCAATTTCGTGGACGTCGCtgtttaaatacataatatatgacGCTTATACAGcgttaataattctaatattatacacatttgCAATAACCCAAGTTATGGGGCTGATCTTGAATCCTGACTCTGAAACATTTGGCGACGCCTTGTTCAACAGTGTGATTTCGCTCCTGGCGTGCTACAAGGCAATTATTTTACGGAGAAATCACGAtagtattacaatattaattgataatctTGTCGAGAAGCCATTCAAACCAATAGATCTAAATGAAAGCATAATTCGAGAGAAATTTGACAAGAGAATAAC gaACAATACGTTATGTTATCTAGTCCTCGTTTTTGTAACTGCGTTGTACatgattataatatcattattcaCGGATTTcaaaaatggaattttaatgtacaaaGCATGGTTACCATTCGATTACTCaatatctgttttattttatttcgcatACATTCATCagatattaactttaatatgtaTCGGTCTTGTCCATCCAACATGTGACAACTTAATTTGCGGATTATTGCTCCACATTTGCTGCCAGATCGAGATTTTGGAGTATCGTTTGTCAAACATCGCGAATGGTCAACAAAATCTGCGTGACTGTGTACGTCAccatatacgtatatacga ATATGCATATATACTAAACGATACTTTTTCCAAAATAGTTCCTAGTGAGTTTGCAATGATTGTAATAGTAATGAgctacaatttaattaatatggcTTTTAAATCATCCAGTACTGCTTCATACATACAGGATGTTATGGTTGTGGCTAGCACACtgtttccaattttttattactgctGGTTCGGTAACGAAATAAAACTAAAG agtCTCCAATTATCAGACAGTATTTATAACATAGAATGGACAATAttcaacaataatataaaaaagggtCTCTTAATGATTATGAATCGTGCTACGATACCAATCGAATTTACCAGCGCAGATATTATATCGGTGAATCTCGATTCTTTTGTAAAG gtGCTCAAAACGTCATATTCGCTTTTTAATGTATTGATACGTTcgcagaaaataaaata TCCTTTATTTAATCGTAGGTACGCGAGAATAGTAAATCGCAAATTTGCAAAGATAATTGCTCTTCAATTCGCAGTGAGCATGTTAGTAGTGTGTGCTAACTTATACAAACTGGCTTCTATCTCTCTGACGATCAATGGAGACCTTATTACATTGTTGATGTATACGGTTTGCATGTTATCACAGATCTTCCTCTATTGCTGGTTTGGAAATGAACTCAAATTAAAA AGCGTTGGAGTAACAAATagcatatataatatgcagTGGCAGATGCTTgataataaaagcaaaaaagatCTTCTGTTACTCATGAAGCGATCAATGGTTCCCATTGAATTTAATAGTGCGGTGATTATCACATTGAATCTTGATTCATTTGTGTCT TTACTTAAAGCATCATATTCAGCCTACAATCTATTAAAACGCTCGCAAGAGGaacgtaattaa